One genomic region from bacterium encodes:
- the murJ gene encoding murein biosynthesis integral membrane protein MurJ — protein MSNNAEKSSFAKATEDKTRSGALISAASLVAISSLLSRLLGLFRDRLFAEHFGAGPELDAYFAAYRIPDIIFNLLVLGTLTAAFLPVFSTYLSKGEKGKKEAFEVAESLFFITTVLLVLCAVILFILTPIIVPLIAPGFDVHRMALMVTLSRIMLLQPILLGASSILGTILTSFNRFFAYAVAPVLYNLGIIFGVIFFVPSVGVRGVAWGVVLGAILHLLIQLPGTWKLGFRFKFSLRWKHEGLKNIGRLMVPRLIGLLAGQVNDLVVNFIGSTLLVGSIAVYAFADNLQNVPIGLVGISFAVAAFPQLSRAVAENAPEIFSHTLIKTMRLILFLAVPLSAAMYLLRSEIVRVILGAGRFDWNDTKATFTVLSILVVSVFAQSLVPLLARAFFAMHDTKTPMVASIVTIIVNLVGAFFLGIQYGVVGLAWAFTVASIVNFLILVVVLRTRLGGLDDKYLLSGASRMLFATLLAGVTIQLLKMPIGNMVNMQTFLGVFIKLFGSGLGGAVVYLIASRLLKLEEFDVLFGGVRQLLFKKQTEPVAIDE, from the coding sequence GTGTCTAATAATGCCGAGAAATCCTCCTTCGCTAAAGCTACGGAGGACAAGACGCGGAGTGGCGCGTTAATTTCCGCCGCCTCGTTGGTGGCGATATCTTCGCTTTTGAGTCGTTTGCTTGGGCTTTTTCGTGATCGTTTATTCGCGGAACATTTTGGCGCGGGACCGGAATTGGATGCTTATTTTGCCGCCTACCGTATTCCGGATATCATTTTTAACTTGTTGGTGCTTGGTACTTTAACCGCGGCATTCCTACCGGTATTTTCGACATACTTAAGTAAGGGTGAAAAGGGCAAGAAAGAAGCTTTTGAGGTCGCGGAAAGTCTCTTTTTTATCACTACTGTTTTATTGGTGCTTTGTGCGGTAATTTTGTTTATTTTGACGCCAATTATCGTGCCGTTAATAGCGCCGGGTTTTGATGTCCATCGCATGGCCCTGATGGTGACATTAAGCAGGATTATGTTACTACAACCAATTTTACTTGGCGCGAGCAGTATTCTTGGAACAATTCTCACCAGTTTTAATCGTTTCTTTGCTTATGCCGTAGCACCGGTTCTCTATAATTTGGGAATTATTTTTGGCGTTATTTTCTTTGTGCCAAGTGTTGGTGTTAGGGGTGTTGCGTGGGGCGTCGTGTTGGGCGCGATTTTGCATTTATTAATTCAACTTCCCGGTACTTGGAAGTTGGGTTTTCGTTTTAAATTTTCATTGCGCTGGAAACACGAGGGATTGAAAAACATCGGTCGATTGATGGTGCCACGTTTGATTGGGCTTTTGGCGGGACAGGTTAATGATTTAGTGGTGAACTTTATCGGTTCCACCTTGCTTGTTGGAAGTATCGCTGTTTACGCTTTCGCGGATAATCTGCAGAATGTACCGATTGGTTTAGTTGGTATTTCTTTTGCCGTTGCCGCTTTTCCGCAACTATCCCGCGCCGTGGCCGAAAACGCGCCGGAAATATTTTCACATACGTTAATAAAAACAATGCGCCTGATATTGTTTTTGGCCGTACCGCTTTCCGCGGCAATGTATTTATTGCGTTCAGAAATAGTCCGCGTGATTTTAGGAGCGGGCCGTTTTGATTGGAATGATACTAAAGCGACTTTTACCGTCTTAAGTATTCTTGTGGTTTCTGTTTTTGCTCAAAGTCTTGTTCCACTTTTGGCGCGTGCTTTTTTTGCGATGCATGATACTAAAACTCCGATGGTGGCAAGTATTGTGACTATTATTGTGAATCTTGTTGGAGCTTTTTTTCTTGGTATTCAGTACGGCGTTGTTGGTTTGGCATGGGCGTTTACTGTCGCTTCGATAGTCAATTTTCTAATCTTGGTTGTCGTACTAAGAACTCGTCTTGGTGGTTTGGATGACAAATATTTATTGTCCGGTGCTTCTCGTATGCTTTTCGCTACATTGTTAGCCGGTGTCACGATTCAACTCCTTAAAATGCCAATTGGTAACATGGTGAATATGCAAACATTTCTTGGTGTCTTTATCAAATTGTTTGGTTCGGGGCTTGGTGGGGCGGTTGTTTATCTTATTGCCAGTCGATTATTGAAGCTGGAAGAGTTTGATGTTTTGTTTGGCGGTGTACGGCAGTTGCTGTTTAAAAAGCAGACCGAGCCTGTGGCCATAGACGAATAG